The proteins below come from a single Iocasia fonsfrigidae genomic window:
- a CDS encoding DUF3189 family protein produces MSIIFCCQEMSLLSYFAVEAYLHQSCKPSYEEIMTVIEEKYTIMNKPAAGELIRLTNNTYLLEVKKYYEIVRKALIGYNKIFTNDCKIVFLNLNKYENYLIKTGYFLKKLKLNYLSKKIITYGLKYSAAELLKQSWKLET; encoded by the coding sequence TTGTCAATAATTTTTTGTTGTCAGGAAATGAGTTTGTTGTCTTATTTTGCTGTAGAGGCTTATTTACATCAGAGCTGTAAGCCCTCATATGAAGAGATTATGACTGTAATAGAAGAGAAATATACGATAATGAATAAACCTGCTGCTGGAGAATTAATTAGGTTGACCAATAACACCTATCTGTTGGAAGTAAAAAAATACTATGAAATTGTCAGGAAGGCCCTGATTGGTTATAATAAAATATTTACTAATGACTGTAAAATTGTCTTTTTGAATTTAAATAAATATGAAAATTATTTGATTAAGACCGGCTATTTTTTAAAGAAACTAAAATTAAATTATTTATCTAAAAAAATAATTACTTATGGTCTCAAATACTCTGCAGCTGAACTATTAAAGCAAAGCTGGAAATTAGAGACCTAA
- the der gene encoding ribosome biogenesis GTPase Der, producing the protein MAKPVVAIVGRPNVGKSTLFNRLAGNRISIVEGEPNITRDRVYADISWLNNAFIMVDTGGLEPSNDDLIKNKIKYQAEIAMNEAELILFIVDGKSGITTIDQEIAQLLRRTNKKVILVVNKVDDFSNAEQLKWDFYSLGFDEPVSISAEHGKNTGDLLDIIVDNLPHIPNDNERDDLLNIAIIGKPNVGKSSLVNYIVGDERVIVSDIPGTTRDAIDTIVEKNGVKYNLIDTAGLRRKSRVKEAVEYYSVLRTIRAVERAEASLMLIDATEGITSQDKKIVGYAHESGKAIVIGVNKWDLVDKDNKLMEDYRDEIYYQLKFLNYAPITFISALTGERVDEVIKLLEYSIDQNNMRIKTGVLNEVLEEAILLREPPAVKGRRLKLYYATQVGIKPPTFVLFVNNPDLMHFSYQRYLDNTLRKAFGFIGTSIRIKLKSRK; encoded by the coding sequence ATGGCTAAACCAGTTGTAGCGATTGTAGGAAGACCGAATGTCGGTAAATCAACCCTCTTTAATCGTTTGGCAGGTAATAGAATTTCTATTGTTGAAGGAGAGCCCAATATTACCCGTGATAGGGTTTATGCGGATATATCCTGGTTAAACAATGCATTTATCATGGTCGATACAGGGGGATTAGAACCTTCAAATGATGATTTGATTAAAAACAAAATAAAATATCAGGCTGAAATTGCTATGAATGAAGCCGAGTTAATTTTATTTATAGTAGATGGTAAAAGTGGAATTACTACCATTGATCAGGAGATAGCCCAATTACTGAGAAGGACAAATAAGAAGGTTATTCTCGTGGTTAATAAGGTGGATGATTTTTCTAATGCAGAACAGTTAAAATGGGATTTTTATTCCCTGGGGTTTGATGAACCAGTATCAATTTCTGCAGAGCACGGTAAAAATACAGGTGATCTACTGGATATTATTGTCGATAATCTACCACATATACCAAATGATAATGAGAGAGATGACCTCTTAAATATTGCAATAATTGGTAAACCTAATGTAGGAAAATCATCCCTGGTTAATTATATTGTTGGTGATGAGAGGGTAATAGTAAGTGATATTCCCGGTACTACCAGAGATGCTATTGATACTATAGTAGAAAAAAATGGTGTCAAATATAATTTAATTGATACTGCTGGCCTCAGGCGCAAATCACGTGTTAAGGAAGCAGTTGAATACTATAGTGTCCTGCGTACTATCAGGGCTGTTGAAAGGGCTGAGGCCTCATTAATGTTAATTGATGCCACAGAGGGTATTACTTCACAGGATAAAAAGATTGTAGGCTATGCCCATGAAAGTGGTAAAGCTATAGTGATAGGGGTAAATAAATGGGATCTTGTAGATAAAGATAATAAATTAATGGAAGATTATAGAGATGAGATTTATTACCAGTTAAAATTCCTTAATTATGCCCCGATAACTTTTATTTCTGCCCTTACAGGTGAACGGGTAGATGAAGTGATTAAACTACTAGAATATAGTATAGACCAGAATAATATGCGAATTAAGACAGGTGTTCTTAATGAGGTTCTGGAAGAGGCTATTTTATTAAGGGAACCACCTGCTGTAAAAGGAAGGAGATTAAAACTCTACTATGCTACACAGGTAGGAATAAAACCCCCTACTTTTGTATTATTTGTAAACAATCCGGACTTAATGCATTTTTCATATCAAAGATATTTAGATAATACTTTAAGAAAGGCCTTTGGATTTATTGGCACATCAATTAGAATAAAATTAAAGTCAAGGAAATAG
- the spoIIP gene encoding stage II sporulation protein P, with amino-acid sequence MKNNKVYAGYIFCLLLFFFLFPTVVLGDDFIGHREEDTVMVYDEQGNYVFATAMGVSSGDRYINEDNIEFEVKSINGKRAIAQNKGKVDLFQGLNRTELTPLAAQGKKLIGIYFTHNDESYRPGPESIEGQGEIHDIGYQLKNALEKMGIQVIIKDNLHLPHDGAAYERSRASATDLIKNRPDAIFDLHRDAIPQAHEYLAKINGQLISQVRLVVGRQNPNLSVNDNFAKQLKAVCDEKYPGLIKGIFYGSGNYNQQLSTHSLLLEFGTHVTTEAQAASSATMIADSINSLLYGDNISNQEGRNIESKNAYKTIAWIVTILFVGILAFLFINEGSWQGVVNRIKSFLGREIIDRGEK; translated from the coding sequence ATGAAAAATAATAAAGTATATGCAGGATATATTTTCTGCCTGCTTTTATTCTTTTTTCTTTTTCCTACAGTAGTGCTCGGAGATGATTTTATTGGACATAGGGAAGAAGATACAGTAATGGTTTATGATGAACAGGGCAATTATGTTTTTGCAACTGCTATGGGTGTTAGTAGTGGAGATCGATATATTAATGAGGATAATATAGAATTTGAAGTTAAAAGCATTAATGGTAAAAGGGCTATTGCCCAAAACAAAGGAAAAGTTGATCTCTTTCAGGGTCTAAACAGAACAGAACTTACCCCACTGGCAGCCCAGGGAAAAAAGTTAATTGGAATATACTTTACACATAATGATGAGAGTTATCGACCTGGGCCTGAGAGTATTGAGGGCCAAGGAGAAATACATGATATCGGCTATCAATTAAAAAATGCCCTGGAAAAAATGGGAATACAGGTAATAATAAAAGATAATCTACACCTGCCCCATGATGGTGCAGCCTATGAGCGGTCCAGGGCATCAGCTACAGATTTAATAAAAAATAGGCCTGATGCTATTTTTGATTTACACCGTGATGCAATACCCCAGGCACATGAATACCTGGCCAAGATTAATGGACAGTTAATAAGCCAGGTACGGTTAGTAGTGGGGAGACAGAACCCCAACCTTAGTGTTAATGACAATTTTGCTAAACAATTAAAGGCAGTTTGTGATGAAAAATATCCAGGTTTAATTAAGGGTATATTTTATGGTAGTGGCAATTATAATCAACAATTGTCAACCCATTCCCTATTACTGGAATTTGGCACCCATGTTACAACTGAAGCCCAGGCTGCTTCAAGTGCTACAATGATTGCTGATTCTATAAATAGTCTTCTTTACGGTGATAATATTAGTAATCAGGAGGGTAGGAATATTGAATCAAAAAATGCCTATAAAACTATAGCCTGGATAGTGACTATTCTATTTGTTGGTATTCTTGCTTTTTTATTTATAAATGAAGGGAGCTGGCAGGGAGTAGTAAACAGGATAAAATCTTTTCTGGGGAGAGAGATAATAGATAGAGGAGAAAAATAA
- a CDS encoding capping complex subunit for YIEGIA yields MEVGITDKIVAVITLKNNDYKVGGALPIFYTDTKEELEEISVLLARITLGMVHDLGNGVKLVIKH; encoded by the coding sequence ATGGAAGTGGGAATAACCGATAAAATAGTAGCTGTTATTACCTTAAAGAATAATGATTATAAAGTTGGTGGTGCCTTACCAATATTTTATACTGATACAAAAGAGGAACTGGAAGAGATAAGTGTATTACTGGCACGCATTACCCTTGGTATGGTACATGATCTGGGAAATGGGGTTAAATTGGTTATCAAACACTAA
- a CDS encoding DUF512 domain-containing protein has protein sequence MLEIADVIKDSIADEMGLAKGDLILEINGEYINDYIAYQYITADERLDILVKKLNGEYWELNINRTPGEELGIIPSGIIYDDLKLCQNNCLFCFVKQQPSNMRESLMLRDDDYRFSFLQGSFITLTNLSDEEFGRIIELKLSPLNISVHTTNPSLRIEMMKNPAAGKIMEQLKKLAAAKVEFNTQIVLCKGINDGQELDRTISDLISLYPAVKSIGIVPVGLTKYRDKLSKLLSYDKVAAREVVKQVQNWQGLIKKRYSSNFLYCSDELYLLSTYKLPVYDDYNGFPQLENGIGLTRQLWQKFKSLTSTLPEKISDKKIIGIITGLLGAEALKPVVNRLKQINNLSVSLIPVKNDYFGQGVTVTGLLTGQDIIKRLKDIDIKEIIIPGIALNEEGFFLDDIRLEDIRKKYIDKNIYVCSNIEELVEVVSDG, from the coding sequence ATGCTGGAGATAGCAGATGTAATAAAAGATAGTATTGCTGACGAAATGGGGTTAGCTAAAGGAGACCTGATTTTAGAAATAAATGGAGAATATATTAATGATTATATTGCTTATCAATATATAACAGCCGATGAAAGATTGGATATATTAGTAAAAAAGCTGAATGGTGAATACTGGGAGTTAAATATTAATAGAACTCCCGGGGAGGAACTGGGAATAATACCTTCAGGGATAATCTATGATGATTTAAAACTATGTCAGAATAATTGTCTCTTTTGTTTTGTGAAACAGCAGCCCTCCAATATGCGAGAGTCATTGATGCTTAGAGATGATGACTATCGTTTTTCCTTTTTACAGGGTAGTTTTATTACCCTGACAAATCTATCAGATGAAGAATTCGGAAGAATTATTGAACTAAAACTGAGCCCTCTAAATATATCTGTACATACAACAAATCCCAGCTTAAGGATTGAAATGATGAAAAACCCTGCTGCCGGTAAGATAATGGAGCAGCTTAAAAAGCTGGCAGCAGCTAAGGTTGAATTTAATACCCAGATAGTCCTCTGTAAAGGTATAAATGATGGTCAGGAACTAGACAGAACCATTAGTGATTTGATCAGCCTTTATCCAGCTGTTAAATCAATTGGGATTGTACCTGTTGGTTTAACAAAATACAGGGATAAGCTGAGTAAACTTCTTTCTTATGATAAGGTCGCTGCCCGAGAGGTAGTAAAACAGGTTCAGAATTGGCAGGGGTTAATTAAGAAAAGGTATTCTAGTAATTTTCTCTATTGCTCTGATGAATTATACCTTTTAAGTACTTATAAGTTACCAGTATATGATGATTATAATGGTTTTCCACAACTGGAGAATGGTATTGGTTTAACCAGGCAATTATGGCAGAAATTTAAATCCTTAACCAGTACTTTACCTGAAAAAATATCAGACAAAAAAATAATTGGTATTATAACAGGTTTACTGGGAGCAGAGGCACTTAAACCAGTAGTTAATAGGCTTAAACAGATAAATAATTTGTCTGTAAGTTTAATCCCTGTTAAGAATGATTATTTTGGACAAGGTGTTACAGTTACGGGCTTATTAACAGGACAGGATATAATAAAAAGATTAAAGGATATAGATATTAAAGAAATTATTATTCCAGGTATTGCTTTAAATGAAGAGGGTTTTTTCCTGGATGATATAAGGTTAGAGGATATTAGAAAAAAATATATAGATAAAAATATTTATGTTTGTTCAAATATTGAAGAATTAGTGGAGGTGGTATCAGATGGCTAA
- the spoIVA gene encoding stage IV sporulation protein A: MDKFNIYQDIAERTNGDIYIGVVGPVRTGKSTFIKRFMEHQVLPMIDDKFVKERANDELPQSSAGKMIMTTEPKFVPEEAVDIRLGDKLNFRVRMIDCVGYTVPGALGYEDEEGPRMVSTPWYEHDIPFQEAAEVGTNKVITDHSTIGLVITTDSSFTDLPRHNFVMAEERVINELKEIGKPFVIALNSAHPDDEETRQLSEKLSEKYDVPVLAINCLNMNRNDIDKILKTVLYEFPVQELYIDLPVWTNELPANNWLKKSIDESVRLSINNVEKIRDVDEVVRLLADNEYTQEVFLERVNLGEGVAKISIGLLDNLFFKIINELSGYEVEDEQELLSLIKDLSFAKMKYDKISQALQDVEEKGYGIVTPQLSDMNFNEPEIIKRGNQFGVKLTACAPSIHMIRADIQAEVSPVVGTEKQSEELILFLQKDFEENPSDIWETQFLGRSLHDIMKEGIANKLYRMPDTAQRKIQDTIQKIVNEGSGGLICIIL; this comes from the coding sequence GTGGATAAATTCAATATCTATCAAGATATTGCGGAGCGTACCAATGGTGATATATATATAGGTGTAGTGGGTCCAGTAAGGACAGGTAAATCTACTTTTATTAAACGTTTTATGGAACACCAGGTATTACCTATGATTGACGATAAATTTGTTAAAGAAAGGGCTAATGACGAATTACCGCAGAGTTCTGCTGGCAAAATGATTATGACAACAGAACCGAAATTTGTGCCAGAAGAGGCAGTAGATATTAGATTAGGGGATAAATTAAATTTTAGAGTAAGGATGATAGACTGTGTAGGTTATACAGTCCCTGGAGCACTTGGCTATGAAGATGAAGAAGGACCTAGAATGGTCTCAACCCCCTGGTATGAACATGATATACCATTCCAGGAGGCTGCAGAGGTAGGGACTAATAAAGTGATTACTGACCACTCTACTATTGGCCTGGTAATTACAACAGATAGCAGTTTTACAGATTTGCCGAGACATAATTTTGTGATGGCAGAGGAGAGGGTTATTAATGAATTAAAGGAAATTGGCAAACCCTTTGTCATCGCCTTAAATTCTGCTCATCCAGATGATGAAGAAACAAGACAATTAAGTGAGAAATTATCTGAAAAATATGATGTCCCTGTTTTAGCTATAAACTGTTTAAATATGAATAGAAATGATATAGATAAAATTCTTAAAACAGTCTTATACGAATTTCCAGTCCAAGAGTTATATATAGATTTACCAGTATGGACCAATGAATTACCGGCTAATAACTGGTTGAAAAAAAGTATTGATGAATCAGTTAGACTATCAATAAATAATGTGGAGAAGATAAGAGATGTTGATGAAGTAGTAAGATTATTGGCGGATAATGAATATACTCAGGAGGTATTTCTGGAAAGGGTAAATCTAGGTGAAGGTGTTGCCAAAATATCAATAGGATTATTAGATAATCTGTTTTTTAAAATCATTAATGAACTCAGTGGTTATGAAGTTGAAGATGAACAAGAATTATTAAGCTTAATAAAAGACCTTAGTTTTGCTAAAATGAAATATGATAAAATTTCTCAGGCCTTACAGGATGTTGAAGAAAAGGGATATGGCATAGTAACACCACAACTATCAGATATGAATTTCAATGAACCAGAAATAATTAAACGGGGTAATCAATTTGGAGTTAAATTAACTGCCTGTGCCCCTTCAATCCACATGATCAGGGCTGATATACAGGCAGAAGTATCACCAGTAGTAGGTACAGAAAAACAATCGGAAGAACTAATTTTATTTTTGCAGAAGGATTTTGAAGAAAATCCGTCAGATATATGGGAAACACAATTTCTAGGAAGGTCATTACATGATATCATGAAAGAAGGAATTGCTAATAAACTCTATCGTATGCCCGATACTGCCCAGCGTAAAATTCAGGATACCATTCAAAAGATAGTTAATGAAGGTAGTGGAGGGTTAATATGTATTATCCTTTAA
- a CDS encoding YIEGIA family protein, whose protein sequence is MFKYGELLVVSFLLGTLARAFMLRIDYRQFPSFPHSYVIHLILGGIAAALGALVVPVLLEKEYIAITFLTLAAQQFRDVRNMERESLAQIEENELIPRGKAYIEGIAKLFEARNYLALVTALITSLVYFYFNWYLGILAGSLSAYLLHLFMKGPTVADIARVELKELTIKGYNIGVDDIIIMNIGEKEALEKWQQEGLGIKIIPKDENARTTLSNLGQRQAILHDLAVLMGVKLDKGMQQFTPLARLDLNYGTLNIIFLPQEPDWEFIKQAIEKIPVLESSQQKPLKSKIGRKAAD, encoded by the coding sequence ATGTTTAAATATGGTGAACTTTTAGTAGTGAGTTTTTTACTGGGCACCCTGGCCCGTGCCTTTATGCTGAGGATTGATTATCGTCAGTTCCCTAGTTTCCCTCATTCCTATGTAATTCATTTGATCCTTGGTGGGATAGCTGCTGCCCTGGGGGCTCTGGTAGTACCAGTACTATTGGAGAAAGAATATATTGCCATTACCTTCTTAACCCTGGCTGCACAGCAGTTTAGAGATGTTAGAAATATGGAGCGAGAGAGTCTAGCCCAGATTGAAGAGAATGAGCTTATTCCCCGTGGTAAGGCCTATATTGAAGGTATTGCTAAATTGTTTGAGGCTAGAAATTACCTTGCATTAGTAACTGCTTTAATAACAAGTCTGGTCTACTTTTACTTTAATTGGTATTTAGGGATTTTAGCTGGTTCTCTATCTGCTTATCTCCTTCATTTGTTTATGAAAGGCCCAACTGTTGCTGATATAGCAAGGGTTGAATTAAAAGAACTTACAATTAAAGGTTATAATATTGGTGTAGATGATATTATAATAATGAACATAGGCGAAAAAGAGGCCCTTGAAAAATGGCAGCAAGAAGGCCTGGGGATTAAAATCATACCTAAAGATGAAAATGCCCGTACTACCCTATCAAATTTAGGTCAGAGACAAGCTATCTTACATGACCTGGCTGTTTTAATGGGGGTAAAATTAGATAAGGGCATGCAGCAATTTACCCCCTTGGCCAGACTTGATCTTAACTATGGTACTTTAAATATAATTTTTCTACCTCAGGAACCGGACTGGGAATTTATTAAACAGGCCATTGAAAAGATACCTGTACTGGAAAGTTCTCAACAAAAACCATTAAAGTCTAAAATAGGACGGAAAGCAGCTGATTGA
- the plsY gene encoding glycerol-3-phosphate 1-O-acyltransferase PlsY, with translation MLVLFIILICYLIGAIPFAFITTQLITGKDVRKYGSGNVGATNASRLLGFKFGVLVALLDIFKGYIAVLIANFFLVDMPIYYLLLASLAVIIGHNWSVFLKFSGGKGVATTVGVLLRLLPVAFLIYALIWIFVIILSKYVSLGSIMAAMSLPLTFFFYTEEAIYIVFAIIIALFVIARHYSNIQRLLKGEERKINFSLLVNKGDG, from the coding sequence TTGTTAGTCTTATTTATTATTCTCATTTGTTATCTAATAGGGGCAATACCCTTTGCCTTTATTACCACCCAGTTAATTACAGGTAAAGATGTTAGAAAATATGGTAGTGGAAATGTTGGTGCTACTAATGCATCGCGTTTATTAGGATTTAAGTTTGGTGTTTTGGTGGCATTGTTAGATATATTTAAAGGATATATAGCAGTCCTGATTGCTAATTTTTTTCTGGTTGATATGCCGATTTATTATCTCTTACTGGCTTCACTGGCTGTGATAATTGGCCATAATTGGTCTGTTTTTCTAAAGTTTTCTGGGGGAAAAGGGGTTGCTACTACTGTTGGTGTTTTGTTGAGACTGTTACCGGTAGCCTTTTTGATTTATGCCCTCATCTGGATATTTGTTATTATATTATCCAAATATGTTTCACTTGGTTCAATAATGGCAGCAATGTCTTTACCCTTGACTTTCTTTTTCTATACAGAAGAAGCAATATATATTGTTTTTGCTATTATAATAGCCCTCTTTGTTATTGCCAGGCATTACTCCAATATTCAGAGACTACTTAAAGGGGAAGAAAGAAAAATCAATTTTTCATTGTTAGTAAACAAAGGTGATGGCTGA
- a CDS encoding NAD-binding protein: protein MLFKTKSNKIIILGIDKNSQILADYLSKKNDIIILDKNYSKYPDIDVFFDSFDNGLVDILKKHNITDVYSFIAMTDNNEYNLFAAELAKNMGADKTICLTSNSCYLEIKSNIDLIINPYQVIIDYLSYLLKETRLVNIMNLIPGKINISSIKVVNDDSFSYIRVKDIELVDTLIIAIKRQDRTFVPLPETKIYPDDLIYILFKKSIINNLFDLFNRYKKKRRLFIIGANQLARLLIKGWKKLFEPIIIIDPDLAKCNKFADEFDNILILHGEGTDTQLLSEEGLNTKSILINLSDNDFANLLGSYSSKKYACQNVYTIINNHKHCKIAELLNLENTISVPEVIKDYLSNFINSSQRINKYFLGDEVYTTELRINNKHNKKVKDYKLPSGIIIGLIIRDNEYIIPDGESLLKKDDGLIIFFNKKNEIKLHNKFL, encoded by the coding sequence ATGCTATTTAAAACAAAATCTAATAAAATTATAATTCTGGGGATAGATAAAAATTCGCAGATTCTGGCTGATTATTTAAGTAAGAAAAATGATATAATTATACTCGATAAAAATTATAGTAAATATCCAGATATTGATGTATTTTTCGATAGTTTTGATAATGGTTTAGTAGATATCTTAAAAAAACATAATATTACTGATGTTTACAGTTTTATTGCCATGACTGATAATAATGAATATAATCTCTTTGCAGCTGAACTGGCTAAAAATATGGGGGCTGATAAAACTATATGTCTTACAAGCAATAGCTGTTATTTAGAAATAAAAAGTAATATTGATTTAATAATTAATCCTTATCAAGTTATAATCGATTATTTGAGTTATCTTTTAAAGGAGACACGCTTGGTCAATATTATGAATCTAATTCCTGGAAAGATAAATATAAGTAGCATAAAGGTTGTTAATGATGACTCTTTTTCTTATATTAGGGTTAAAGATATTGAACTGGTAGATACCTTAATTATTGCAATCAAAAGACAGGACAGGACCTTTGTTCCCCTGCCAGAAACAAAAATCTACCCTGATGACCTTATATATATATTATTTAAAAAATCAATTATAAATAATTTGTTTGATTTATTCAACAGATATAAAAAAAAGAGAAGGCTATTTATTATTGGGGCTAATCAATTAGCTAGGTTATTGATTAAGGGCTGGAAAAAACTCTTTGAGCCAATAATAATAATTGATCCAGACCTGGCAAAATGCAATAAATTTGCTGATGAATTTGATAATATCCTTATCTTACATGGTGAGGGGACTGATACACAATTGTTGAGTGAAGAGGGTTTAAATACAAAATCAATCTTAATAAACCTTAGTGATAATGATTTTGCTAATTTATTAGGGAGTTATTCTAGCAAAAAATATGCTTGTCAAAATGTGTATACTATAATAAATAACCATAAACACTGTAAAATAGCTGAATTACTTAACTTAGAAAATACCATATCTGTACCAGAGGTAATTAAAGATTACCTAAGTAATTTTATTAATTCTTCACAAAGGATTAATAAATATTTCCTTGGAGATGAGGTTTATACTACCGAATTAAGGATTAATAATAAACATAATAAGAAAGTTAAAGATTACAAACTCCCTTCTGGTATCATTATTGGTCTTATAATCAGGGATAATGAATATATTATTCCTGATGGAGAATCTTTATTGAAAAAAGACGATGGATTAATTATTTTCTTTAATAAAAAAAATGAAATAAAGTTACATAATAAATTCCTTTAA
- a CDS encoding NAD(P)H-dependent glycerol-3-phosphate dehydrogenase — MKKITIIGGGSWGTAIAQLLADNGHQVLLYLRDKKQKFNINQRRRNAKYFPQKELSKNITATLNLQEAVNLTEIIFFAVPTYATRKVAQAIRPFITDKKIIVSTAKGIEEDTFLRNSEIIKEVLDLPVVVLSGPTHAEEVIKGLPTAAVVASLCQNKAVEVQDLLMSASFRVYTNPDLVGVEFAGAIKNIIALAAGIADGLAYGDNTKAALVTRGLHEMSRLGYTMGGKLLTFAGLTGMGDLVVTCTSMHSRNRRFGIKIGEGLELSEAYKSINQVVEGVRTTRAVYEWFKKQKFDFEIPITREIYNVLFNNKDPLQAVDDLMLRGPKHEIEEVVQDLDW, encoded by the coding sequence ATGAAGAAAATCACTATTATAGGAGGAGGAAGCTGGGGAACAGCTATTGCCCAGCTTTTAGCAGATAATGGACACCAGGTGTTGCTTTATCTCCGTGATAAGAAACAGAAATTTAATATCAATCAGAGAAGGCGTAATGCAAAATATTTTCCACAGAAAGAATTGTCCAAAAATATTACTGCAACCCTGAATTTACAGGAGGCGGTAAATCTTACCGAGATAATTTTTTTTGCGGTTCCAACCTATGCAACCCGTAAAGTTGCCCAAGCCATTAGACCCTTTATAACAGATAAAAAAATAATTGTTTCAACTGCTAAAGGGATCGAAGAAGATACTTTTTTAAGGAATTCAGAGATTATAAAAGAAGTACTGGATCTGCCGGTAGTTGTACTTTCAGGTCCCACACATGCAGAAGAAGTAATTAAGGGCTTGCCGACTGCAGCAGTGGTTGCTTCCCTCTGCCAGAATAAGGCAGTTGAAGTACAGGATCTGTTAATGTCAGCAAGTTTCAGGGTATATACAAACCCAGACCTTGTGGGGGTAGAGTTTGCTGGTGCTATTAAAAATATTATTGCCCTGGCTGCTGGTATAGCTGATGGTCTTGCCTATGGGGATAATACTAAGGCTGCACTGGTTACCAGGGGACTGCATGAAATGAGCCGTCTAGGATATACTATGGGGGGTAAATTACTGACCTTTGCTGGTTTAACTGGCATGGGTGATTTAGTGGTCACCTGTACCAGTATGCACAGTAGAAACAGGAGATTTGGTATTAAAATCGGGGAGGGCCTAGAACTTAGTGAAGCATACAAATCAATCAATCAGGTTGTTGAAGGGGTCAGGACAACCAGGGCTGTCTACGAATGGTTCAAGAAACAAAAGTTTGATTTTGAAATACCGATAACAAGGGAAATATATAATGTCTTGTTTAATAATAAAGACCCTTTACAGGCTGTTGATGACCTTATGCTGAGGGGCCCAAAACATGAAATCGAAGAAGTTGTTCAAGACTTGGACTGGTAA
- a CDS encoding HU family DNA-binding protein: MTKTDLIDAVAEKTGLTKKDSGESVNAVFDTIVDYLSSEAAKQADDRDNVQIIGFGTFEVRDRSSRKGRNPQTGEEITIPARTVPVFRAGKSFKDSVEG, encoded by the coding sequence ATGACTAAAACTGATTTAATCGATGCTGTGGCAGAAAAAACTGGTTTAACCAAAAAGGATTCAGGAGAAAGTGTTAATGCAGTATTTGATACTATTGTTGATTACCTTAGCAGTGAAGCCGCTAAACAGGCTGACGACCGTGATAATGTCCAGATAATTGGTTTTGGTACTTTTGAAGTGAGAGACCGTAGTTCACGAAAGGGAAGGAATCCACAGACTGGTGAGGAGATTACTATTCCCGCTAGAACAGTACCTGTCTTCAGAGCTGGCAAATCATTTAAGGACTCTGTGGAAGGATAG
- a CDS encoding DUF3189 family protein translates to MIIIYHCYGGAHSSVLSAGIHTNRLPVDRVPSRKEILKLPYFDKTESQEIGIPFYFGKDEYNNKVYIQGMGRAEKIVLNTLDSFLEEKKINKNLVYVQNTLKKVNILVRIGGFMSRGLDMVFPGRLLTVYGLQLAYPNFIGLVRTVKEEISIAYKDKI, encoded by the coding sequence ATGATTATTATCTATCATTGTTATGGAGGTGCCCATTCATCTGTTCTGAGCGCAGGAATACATACCAATAGATTGCCTGTGGACAGGGTTCCTAGCAGAAAAGAAATTCTTAAACTTCCTTATTTTGATAAAACAGAGAGTCAGGAAATTGGTATACCATTTTATTTTGGAAAGGATGAATATAATAATAAGGTATATATTCAGGGCATGGGTAGGGCAGAAAAAATAGTGCTTAATACTTTAGATAGCTTCTTAGAAGAAAAAAAGATAAATAAAAATTTAGTATATGTTCAAAACACACTTAAAAAAGTGAATATTCTTGTCAGAATTGGTGGATTTATGTCCCGAGGGCTCGACATGGTCTTCCCTGGTAGATTGTTGACTGTTTATGGACTACAACTGGCTTATCCTAATTTTATTGGACTGGTAAGGACTGTAAAAGAGGAAATATCTATTGCTTACAAAGATAAAATATGA